A section of the Phaseolus vulgaris cultivar G19833 chromosome 8, P. vulgaris v2.0, whole genome shotgun sequence genome encodes:
- the LOC137824611 gene encoding uncharacterized protein has translation MGVENVICKTDSQLSVGQVHGEYQVKDPLLMKYYHKVLNIMQCFNKAERKYIPRELNVKADSLSKLASQQRQVQHNSVIQQTLSHPTVSLDECFNIVESKDDWIKTYIEVIKTQEQGVEPDAKTAKKVASFILIGDELYKRGYSMPLLKCLTKEQAEYVVKELHEGICGLHCGARTMTTKVCRVGYYWLTIREDCEVYVKTCRKCQEFGSLNHIPAQELQEIISPWPFAKWGIDILGPFPLG, from the coding sequence ATGGGAGTTGAAAATGTCATTTGCAAAACGGATTCACAGTTGTCGGTGGGACAAGTGCACGGGGAGTATCAGGTAAAAGACCCTttgttaatgaaatattatcatAAAGTCTTAAATATTATGCAATGTTTTAACAAAGCCGAGAGGAAGTATATTCCAAGAGAATTAAATGTGAAAGCAGATTCACTATCTAAGTTAGCAAGCCAACAAAGGCAAGTGCAACACAATTCAGTCATACAACAAACCCTCAGTCATCCGACAGTTAGTCTGGACGAATGCTTCAATATTGTAGAATCCAAAGATGACTGGATAAAAACATACATCGAAGTCATAAAGACCCAGGAGCAAGGTGTTGAGCCAGATGCAAAAACAGCAAAGAAAGTAGCTAGTTTCATTCTAATCGGTGACGAGCTATATAAAAGAGGATATTCTATGCCCCTGTTAAAATGTTTGACCAAAGAACAAGCAGAATATGTAGTCAAAGAACTTCATGAAGGAATTTGTGGACTACATTGCGGAGCTCGAACAATGACAACAAAGGTTTGCAGAGTTGGTTATTATTGGCTAACAATCCGAGAGGATTGTGAAGTTTATGTCAAAACGTGTAGAAAATGTCAAGAGTTTGGGAGTTTAAATCATATCCCAGCGCAGGAGTTGCAAGAAATTATATCTCCATGGCCATTTGCAAAATGGGGAATTGATATACTTGGTCCATTCCCACTTGGATGA